Below is a genomic region from Atribacterota bacterium.
TTAGTATGAATGTCCAGCATAAAATTAATTAATGCTCTTTCCATTCGTGCTCCCATATTTTTCAATACGGTAAACCTTGCAGCAGAAATCTTGGCACCCCTTTCAAAGTCAAGTATATTAAGCTTTTCACCCAAATCCCAATGTGCCATCGGTTCAAAATCAAACTCTCTGGGCGTACCCCATTTTCTTACTTCAACATTGCTTTCTTCATCAGATCCCAACGGTACACTATCATCTACCATATTCGGGATTTCCAACAGATTTTTCTGTATCTGTTCCTCGATTGACTTAATCTCAAAATCCAATTCCTTAATTTTGGCAGATACTTCTCTCATAGCCAAAATTTTATCCTGGGCATCTTTTTTTTCTTTTTTTAAATGCCCGATTTCCTCTGATACCTGATTCCTTTCCTCTTTCAGGCTGGTTGCATCAAATAAAATCTTTCTTCTCTGTTCATCTAATTTTAAAATAGAATCAATTGTGTCTCCGTTCAATCCCCTTCTTTTTAACTTGTCTTTAACTAAACCCGGCTCTGAACGAATTAATTTTAAATCCAGCATACTTTATAAACCATCCTCTCTAAAATCTAAATAAAAACTTACCCTCTTTATCATATTCTAAATATTATCCTTTAATTACCCCTAATGGACGCATTCTTACAACTCTTTTAGAAATACCGCTTTTGTCCATCACATCTACTACCTCAGAAACATCTTTATAAGCATTGGACATCTCCTCAGCTAAAGTTGCCTTGCTCCTTGCTTTTACCAGAATATTTTTAGCCTTCAATTCAGCAGCTATATTCCGATTTTTCGCTTCTCTCTTCGCCTCACCGCGACTCATCACCCGGCCTGCTCCATGACAGGTTGAGCCAAAGGTTTCGTTCATAGCTTTTTTGGTCCCAATTGAACAAAACGAGAAACGCCCCATATCTCCCGGAATTAAAACAGGTTGACCGATATTCTTATATTTGATAGGCAATTCGGGGTGCTGTGGTGAAAAAGCCCTGGTAGCCCCTTTTCTGTGCACACATAACTCGACACTCTTACCATTATAGTAATGAAGCTCCTTTTTAGCAATATTATGCGCCACATCATATATTAATTTTAATCCCAATCGTTCAGAAGAAATTTGTAATATCTTACTAAATACTTCTCTTGTCCAGTGCATTATACATTGCCGGTTAGCCCAGGCAAAATTTGCTGCACAGCACATAGCCTGGTAATATTTTTCCCCTTCAGGAGAATTCACGGGCGCACAGGCTAACTGCTTATCAGGAAGATTAATATTATATCGCTGAACTGCTTTTTGCATTACAGACAAATGGTCAGTACATACCTGATGTCCAAAACCCCTGGAACCGGTATGAATTAAGATAGTAATCATCCCCTCTTCAAGTCCCAACTGTCGGGCAATTTCCGGCTGATAGATATGGTCAACAACCTGAACCTCTAAAAAATGATTTCCTGAACCAAGGGTTCCAAGCTGAGACAAACCCCGTTGTATCGCTTTCTTGCTGATAATATCCGGATTAGCCTGGTACATTCTTCCTTTTTCTTCTGTATAAGTAATGTCTTCCTTTTCACCATATCCTTTTTCTACAGCCCATTGAGCACCCTTTGCCATTACTTTTTTTATTTCCTGGAAATTTAATTTGATAATTCCTTCTGATCCGACTCCGGAAGGTATTTTTTTGTATAATGCCTCTATAATTTCAGGCAACTTATCTTTGATATCTTCAAATTTTATATTAGAACGAATCAATCTAACTCCACAGTTAATATCAAATCCTACTCCTCCCGGTGAAATTACGCCATCCTCAAGTCTGGTGGCTGCAACACCGCCAATCGGGAAACCATATCCCCAGTGAATATCAGGCATTGCCAAAGAATAACCCACAATTCCCGGCAGGAAAGCAACATTGGCTACCTGCTTGGGAGATTGATCTGCTATTATTTTCCCAATTAAATTATCTGAGGCATATATTCGTCCATTCACTCTCATGCCCGGGCATGATTCCTTTGGAATTTCCCAGATATTTGAATCAATTTGTTTTAAGATTTCTTCTAAATTACTTTTCATAAAGAATCCCTCTTCTTGGCTTCCCGGCTAAAAGAGTTTGAATTTTCCTGTATTTTTTAAAACCTGGTATAATATCAAATATCAAAAATAACAGTAGCTTCCCAATAACCTTTTTTATTTTTTATCACCTGCAGTTTATGATAGGTTACTGCTTTAATTTCCATCTCAATATTGTAGGGATAATCGATAATCTTTATGCCGTATGATTTAGCCTGAAGGCTATTGTTAGTTACATTTTCAATTATAAAATCATTTAAAATTACAAAATCAGTATTATGAATAAATAATAATTCACTCAACCATTCTACCAATAAATTCTCTACATCAAATCCATCACATTTTATAGTCCAGTATTGCTGATTTTTTTGCCTGGCTAATTCAGAAGAACCTGTAATAATAGAAAACATGCCACGAGCTGCATTTTGAAATAATGTTTTCTTTGTTTTCCCAAAAGCCTTTAATCCA
It encodes:
- a CDS encoding RtcB family protein: MKSNLEEILKQIDSNIWEIPKESCPGMRVNGRIYASDNLIGKIIADQSPKQVANVAFLPGIVGYSLAMPDIHWGYGFPIGGVAATRLEDGVISPGGVGFDINCGVRLIRSNIKFEDIKDKLPEIIEALYKKIPSGVGSEGIIKLNFQEIKKVMAKGAQWAVEKGYGEKEDITYTEEKGRMYQANPDIISKKAIQRGLSQLGTLGSGNHFLEVQVVDHIYQPEIARQLGLEEGMITILIHTGSRGFGHQVCTDHLSVMQKAVQRYNINLPDKQLACAPVNSPEGEKYYQAMCCAANFAWANRQCIMHWTREVFSKILQISSERLGLKLIYDVAHNIAKKELHYYNGKSVELCVHRKGATRAFSPQHPELPIKYKNIGQPVLIPGDMGRFSFCSIGTKKAMNETFGSTCHGAGRVMSRGEAKREAKNRNIAAELKAKNILVKARSKATLAEEMSNAYKDVSEVVDVMDKSGISKRVVRMRPLGVIKG
- a CDS encoding archease: MPKEYQLIEHMADVGLKAFGKTKKTLFQNAARGMFSIITGSSELARQKNQQYWTIKCDGFDVENLLVEWLSELLFIHNTDFVILNDFIIENVTNNSLQAKSYGIKIIDYPYNIEMEIKAVTYHKLQVIKNKKGYWEATVIFDI